In Bradyrhizobium guangdongense, the sequence AGTCAAAGGCGGCGAACGCGCCATCGAGAACGCCCATCGCCTGCTCGCCAATGCGCGGCGAGGCGACCAAAGCGTGCCTGAGCTCTCTCTCGACCAGATCTCGGAGCAGCTTGGGCTGGCCGTCGACCGCGTCATGAGCGAGGGCTCGCTCTATGATCGGGAGCTCGCGGCGCTCGCGATCAAGCAGGCGCGCGGCGATCTGATCGAGGCGATCTTCCTGGTCCGCGCCTTCCGCGCCACCTTGCCGCGCTTCGGCGCCAGCCAGCCTGTTGACACCGGCGCGATGCGGGTGCAGCGGCGCGTGTCCTCGACCTTCAAGGACATTCCCGGCGGGCAGATCCTCGGACCGACTTTCGACTATACACACCGTCTGCTCGATCCCTCGCTTGCGGAAGGATTCGTGCCGGAGGCGCCGGCCGTGGCCGAAGCCTCGACGGCGCCGACGCCGCGCGCAACCGATATTCTGGGCCGGGACGGGCTAATCGAGACCTCTCCGCGAGCCGAGGAGGGCGCCAGTGTCGGCGACCTCACCCGCGAGCCGCTCAACTTCCCTGCCGAGCGGGATCTGCGTCTGCAGAATCTGGCGCGCGGCGACGAAGGATTCCTGCTGGCGATGGGTTACTCCACCCAGCGCGGCTACGGCCGCAATCATCCCTTCGCCGGCGAGATCCGC encodes:
- a CDS encoding carbon-phosphorus lyase complex subunit PhnI, which codes for MYVAVKGGERAIENAHRLLANARRGDQSVPELSLDQISEQLGLAVDRVMSEGSLYDRELAALAIKQARGDLIEAIFLVRAFRATLPRFGASQPVDTGAMRVQRRVSSTFKDIPGGQILGPTFDYTHRLLDPSLAEGFVPEAPAVAEASTAPTPRATDILGRDGLIETSPRAEEGASVGDLTREPLNFPAERDLRLQNLARGDEGFLLAMGYSTQRGYGRNHPFAGEIRFGEVEVEFAAEDVGFAVPLGSIELTECQMVNQFKGSATEAPCFTRGYGLAFGQSERKTMSMALVDRALRARELGEEALAPAQDEEFVLSHSDNVQATGFVEHLKLPHYVDFQSELGLLRKLRKEFAESSSETNTPDAMKEAAE